The following are encoded in a window of Solidesulfovibrio magneticus RS-1 genomic DNA:
- a CDS encoding PAS domain-containing hybrid sensor histidine kinase/response regulator: protein MPEHAVPDAAKTYDELLTELASVREKARQQKTLLLTSMDFFHRCSRTPFEPYAIDWIEGQVETVLGHDAGTIRASGCWLYFVHPDDANRVGLLLQSLKPGDVGEQEFRFVRKDGGVRWVTERYRCEFDAANKRYVLYGAIKDITDRKKDEALMRAMLANLPLDFWARDLAGRVILQSDISQALWGDLTQACGDMDVSPDTLARWRANAAKAYAGHRVDAEAEYRLPGGNEIFCHEMLAPIRSRGEIVGIMGVNVDLTDRRRMEHDLRAAKEGAEAANQAKSEFLANMSHEVRTPLNGILSTLQLLGTTSLDAEQQECLFAAIKSSHRLTQLLSDILDLTKIEAGKLPCRESRFEFGQLRRAVLELFAKAASDKDVGLVFTISDDMPRWLVGDEVRLRQILFNLVGNAVKFTLQGQVTVEAKALPSAGGDRLHVLFVVSDTGIGIPDDQLQYVFEPFSQIEGSYTRRFQGAGLGLSIVRKLVRMLGGELAVDGTEGGGTTMYCSIPLKRHDAAVDACAPAAFRAGQARALRILMAEDEAVSLMAGRRMLEKAGHHVVPAHNGQEALKLLAEQTIDLILMDVQMPVLDGVAAARRIRQGQAGPEKAGVPIIAVTAYAMPGDKDKFLAARIDDYVTKPMGLVELEAAIARVVAAAPPA, encoded by the coding sequence TTGCCAGAACATGCCGTGCCCGATGCCGCCAAGACCTATGACGAACTCCTGACGGAGCTTGCGTCGGTCCGGGAAAAAGCCCGCCAGCAAAAGACGCTTCTTTTGACTTCCATGGATTTTTTCCATCGCTGCTCCCGGACCCCCTTTGAACCTTACGCCATCGATTGGATAGAAGGGCAGGTCGAGACGGTGCTGGGCCATGATGCAGGCACGATCAGGGCTTCGGGTTGTTGGCTGTATTTTGTCCATCCCGACGATGCCAACCGGGTCGGCCTGCTTCTGCAGTCCCTCAAGCCTGGCGACGTGGGCGAGCAGGAGTTCCGCTTCGTGCGCAAGGATGGCGGCGTTCGCTGGGTAACCGAACGGTATCGTTGCGAATTCGACGCGGCCAACAAACGGTATGTCCTGTACGGAGCCATCAAGGACATCACCGACCGCAAAAAGGACGAGGCCCTCATGCGGGCCATGTTGGCCAACCTTCCCCTGGATTTCTGGGCCCGGGACCTGGCCGGGCGGGTCATCCTGCAAAGCGACATCAGCCAGGCCCTGTGGGGCGATCTCACCCAGGCCTGCGGGGATATGGACGTGTCGCCCGACACCCTGGCCCGCTGGCGGGCCAATGCCGCCAAGGCCTACGCCGGGCATCGGGTCGACGCCGAGGCCGAATACCGCCTTCCCGGGGGCAACGAAATCTTCTGCCACGAAATGCTGGCTCCCATCCGCAGCCGGGGGGAGATCGTGGGGATCATGGGCGTCAACGTGGATCTCACCGATCGCCGGCGCATGGAGCACGACTTGCGTGCCGCCAAGGAGGGAGCCGAAGCGGCCAATCAGGCGAAGTCGGAATTCCTGGCCAACATGAGCCACGAGGTCCGCACGCCATTAAACGGCATCCTGAGCACGCTGCAGTTGCTGGGGACCACGTCCCTTGACGCCGAGCAGCAGGAATGCCTTTTCGCCGCCATCAAATCGTCCCATCGCCTGACCCAGCTGCTGTCCGACATCCTTGATCTGACGAAGATAGAGGCCGGCAAGCTGCCTTGCCGGGAGAGTCGGTTCGAGTTTGGCCAGTTGCGGCGGGCGGTTCTGGAACTGTTCGCCAAGGCCGCCAGCGACAAGGACGTGGGCCTGGTCTTCACCATAAGCGACGACATGCCCCGCTGGCTGGTGGGCGATGAAGTCCGGTTGCGGCAAATCCTGTTCAATCTGGTGGGCAATGCGGTGAAGTTCACCCTCCAGGGCCAGGTGACCGTCGAAGCGAAGGCCCTGCCGTCAGCCGGCGGCGACCGGCTGCACGTGCTTTTTGTCGTCAGCGACACCGGGATCGGCATCCCCGACGACCAGTTGCAATATGTCTTCGAGCCCTTCAGCCAGATCGAGGGCTCCTATACGCGGCGCTTCCAGGGTGCGGGGCTGGGGTTGTCCATTGTCCGCAAGCTGGTGCGTATGCTTGGCGGCGAGCTGGCCGTGGACGGCACGGAAGGGGGCGGGACCACGATGTACTGCTCGATTCCGCTCAAGCGCCACGACGCGGCTGTTGACGCTTGCGCCCCGGCGGCCTTCCGGGCCGGCCAGGCCCGGGCGCTCAGGATTCTCATGGCCGAGGACGAAGCCGTCAGCCTCATGGCCGGGAGGCGAATGCTGGAGAAGGCCGGGCACCATGTCGTACCGGCCCACAACGGGCAGGAAGCTCTCAAGCTTCTGGCTGAACAGACCATCGATCTGATTTTGATGGACGTCCAGATGCCGGTTCTCGACGGTGTGGCCGCTGCCCGGCGCATCCGGCAGGGCCAGGCCGGCCCGGAAAAGGCCGGCGTGCCCATCATCGCCGTCACGGCCTACGCCATGCCGGGCGACAAGGACAAATTCCTGGCCGCCAGAATCGACGACTATGTGACCAAGCCCATGGGCCTTGTGGAATTGGAGGCCGCCATCGCACGGGTTGTGGCCGCCGCCCCCCCGGCTTGA
- a CDS encoding transporter substrate-binding domain-containing protein gives MIRFIRVVCLAFVALTMCCGTALAITPYDIYEGSALRQIVKRGKLVVGMELKFWPFEYVDEKGKPVGFDVDIAKTLAERLGVELEIKDMEWTGLIPALTSGKIDLIISGITGTLERAKTITFSSPYFTTGLCILASVQKAPDLTDAAGLDKPGRVIAVKTGTTADIVAAKRFPKATINRYQDETACAADVAAGRADAFIYDQISIAKHQKQHPETTKALLTPFTYEPFCIAMQKGDFDLWQYVEMYIASIKADGTLETLRAKHFKDILGK, from the coding sequence ATGATCCGCTTCATACGCGTCGTGTGCCTTGCCTTCGTGGCCCTGACCATGTGCTGCGGCACAGCCCTGGCCATAACCCCCTACGACATTTACGAAGGCAGCGCCCTGCGCCAGATCGTCAAGCGCGGCAAACTCGTCGTCGGCATGGAACTCAAATTCTGGCCCTTCGAGTACGTGGACGAGAAAGGCAAGCCCGTGGGCTTTGACGTGGACATCGCCAAAACCCTGGCCGAACGCCTGGGCGTGGAACTCGAAATCAAGGACATGGAGTGGACGGGGCTCATCCCGGCGCTCACCTCGGGCAAGATCGACCTGATCATTTCCGGCATCACCGGTACCCTGGAGCGGGCCAAGACCATCACCTTCTCCTCGCCCTATTTCACCACCGGCCTGTGCATCCTGGCAAGCGTCCAGAAAGCCCCGGACCTGACAGACGCCGCCGGCCTGGACAAGCCCGGGCGGGTCATCGCCGTCAAGACCGGCACCACCGCCGACATCGTGGCCGCCAAGCGGTTCCCCAAGGCCACCATCAACCGCTACCAGGACGAGACCGCCTGCGCCGCCGACGTGGCCGCCGGCCGGGCCGACGCCTTCATCTACGACCAGATTTCCATCGCCAAGCACCAGAAGCAGCATCCCGAGACCACCAAGGCCCTGCTCACGCCCTTTACCTACGAGCCTTTCTGCATCGCCATGCAAAAAGGCGATTTCGACCTGTGGCAGTATGTCGAGATGTATATCGCCTCCATCAAGGCCGACGGCACCCTTGAGACCTTGCGCGCCAAGCATTTCAAGGACATCCTCGGCAAATGA
- a CDS encoding amino acid ABC transporter permease, which translates to MARLVVRFAILAVLAGLSWLVLSRLRYHWDWSAVWAYRSIFLDGLGLTLAVSVVAITLGLCFGLLSGLASVSGNLVLSELAALYVGAFRGTPLLVQILIFYFCVGVVVRVDSPFVIGTFTLSLFSGAYISEMVRAGVESVDHGQWEAAMSSGMTRGQALLHVVLPQAARRIVAPVTGQFVSCIKDSSLLSVISLRELTKAAEVVNASTYRTFETYLPLALLYLLLTWPLSHLTRRLERGIRNGMRETPR; encoded by the coding sequence ATGGCCCGTCTTGTCGTGCGTTTTGCCATCCTGGCCGTTCTGGCCGGCCTGTCCTGGCTGGTGCTGTCGCGCCTGCGCTACCATTGGGACTGGTCGGCGGTCTGGGCCTACCGGTCGATTTTCCTCGACGGTCTGGGCCTGACCCTGGCTGTGTCCGTGGTGGCCATCACCCTTGGGCTGTGTTTCGGCCTGCTTTCGGGTCTGGCCTCGGTGTCGGGCAACCTCGTGCTTTCGGAGCTGGCCGCCCTGTATGTGGGCGCTTTTCGTGGCACGCCGCTTCTGGTCCAGATCCTTATTTTCTACTTTTGCGTCGGCGTGGTGGTGCGGGTAGACAGCCCTTTTGTCATCGGCACATTCACCCTGTCGCTGTTTTCCGGGGCCTATATCTCGGAGATGGTGCGGGCCGGAGTGGAGTCCGTGGACCATGGGCAGTGGGAAGCGGCCATGTCCTCGGGCATGACCCGGGGGCAAGCCCTGCTCCACGTCGTGCTGCCCCAGGCGGCCCGGCGCATCGTGGCCCCGGTGACCGGCCAGTTCGTGTCGTGCATCAAGGATTCCTCGCTGCTGTCGGTCATCAGCCTGCGCGAGCTGACCAAGGCGGCCGAGGTCGTCAACGCCTCCACCTACCGCACCTTCGAGACCTATCTGCCCCTGGCCCTTTTGTACCTGCTGCTGACCTGGCCCCTTTCGCACTTGACCCGGCGTCTGGAAAGGGGAATACGGAACGGAATGCGAGAAACGCCGCGCTAA
- a CDS encoding glutaredoxin family protein — protein MSADIKVYALSTCVHCKHAKEFLEEKHIPYDCIHVDFLSGEERTQIMDIVRKLNPALSFPTIVIGDKVIVGFRRDELLSMLENCGK, from the coding sequence ATGTCCGCCGACATCAAGGTCTATGCCCTGAGCACCTGCGTGCACTGCAAGCACGCCAAGGAATTCCTCGAGGAGAAGCACATCCCCTACGACTGCATCCACGTCGACTTCCTGAGCGGCGAGGAACGGACCCAGATCATGGACATCGTGCGCAAGCTCAATCCCGCCCTGTCCTTCCCCACCATCGTCATCGGCGACAAGGTCATCGTGGGATTTCGGCGCGACGAACTGCTGAGCATGCTGGAAAACTGCGGCAAATAA
- a CDS encoding ferredoxin-thioredoxin reductase catalytic domain-containing protein has protein sequence MDARELFEKLAPLQAAKGFHFNPDTAMVLDLMAGLLTNKERYGYMACPCRLASGKFELDRDVVCPCEYRAPDVAEYGACFCGLYVSEAVRDGQEPLPVVPERRPVEKTLAALG, from the coding sequence ATGGACGCCCGAGAACTTTTCGAGAAGCTCGCTCCCCTCCAGGCGGCCAAGGGGTTTCACTTCAACCCCGACACGGCCATGGTTCTCGACCTCATGGCCGGGCTTTTGACCAACAAGGAACGCTACGGCTACATGGCCTGCCCGTGCCGGCTGGCTTCGGGGAAGTTCGAGCTGGACCGCGACGTGGTCTGCCCCTGCGAGTACCGCGCCCCGGACGTGGCCGAATACGGGGCCTGTTTCTGCGGCCTGTACGTGTCCGAGGCGGTGCGCGACGGCCAGGAGCCGTTGCCGGTTGTCCCGGAGCGCCGGCCGGTGGAAAAGACCCTGGCCGCCCTGGGCTAG
- the tmk gene encoding dTMP kinase translates to MFVTFEGVEGSGKSTQMTRLCAALEAAGRTVCRTRQPGGCFLGQTLRAILLSQKTAGLDDRAELFLYLADRAQHVAEVIRPALAAGQVVVCDRYTDSTVAYQGYGRGLDTTLLQNLNAVAAAGVVPDLTVLLDLDPAIGLTRATSRNAAAGTAEAEGRFEAERLEFHQRVRAGYRALAAAEPARFAVIDAAPSPDAVAEAVWGVVGKLL, encoded by the coding sequence GTGTTTGTTACCTTTGAAGGCGTAGAAGGCTCGGGCAAGTCCACCCAGATGACGCGGCTTTGCGCCGCCCTGGAAGCGGCCGGCCGGACCGTTTGCCGCACCCGCCAGCCCGGCGGCTGCTTCCTGGGCCAGACTCTGCGCGCCATTTTGCTCTCCCAAAAGACCGCCGGCCTTGATGATCGGGCCGAGCTGTTCCTCTATCTGGCCGACCGGGCCCAGCACGTGGCCGAGGTGATCCGGCCGGCCCTGGCCGCCGGACAGGTGGTGGTGTGCGACCGCTACACCGACTCCACCGTGGCCTACCAGGGCTACGGCCGGGGACTCGACACGACCTTGCTGCAAAACCTCAATGCCGTGGCCGCCGCCGGCGTCGTCCCGGACCTGACCGTGCTGCTTGATCTCGATCCGGCCATTGGCCTCACCCGGGCCACCTCGCGCAACGCCGCCGCCGGCACGGCCGAAGCCGAGGGCCGCTTCGAGGCCGAGCGCCTGGAGTTCCACCAGCGGGTGCGGGCGGGGTATCGCGCCCTGGCCGCTGCCGAGCCGGCGCGATTTGCCGTCATCGACGCCGCGCCTTCCCCGGACGCCGTGGCCGAGGCGGTCTGGGGCGTTGTGGGTAAGTTGCTGTAG
- a CDS encoding 3'-5' exoribonuclease YhaM family protein, whose protein sequence is MEKNIFVKDLVAGQGVAEVFCLGGARLGQAKNGPFWTLVLEDVTGQIEAKIWSPAASLYADLAPGQFVRVEGQVGAYRDRPQVNIERLAVLSPEDDVPDLSLFVPTSAEPPEVLLEKLMELCRAEIAHAPWRKFTAKVLGQAEFRERLIEAPGAKSVHHSYRGGLLEHTLAVARLALSICDRYPALDRDTLLAAAVCHDLGKAWELTSGPGRDYTDAGRLLGHIVIAMELLEPILKKSGVEPELALHFKHILLAHHGEYEFGSPRRPKTAEAFALHFADNIDAKMNQIFGVFGDEEEAGGWSPYVRTLERYLYNPPRAPRPEAPRPAKPKEKDVHQCLLPLKA, encoded by the coding sequence ATGGAAAAGAACATCTTCGTCAAGGATCTTGTCGCCGGCCAGGGCGTGGCCGAGGTGTTTTGCCTCGGCGGCGCGCGGCTTGGCCAGGCGAAAAACGGGCCGTTTTGGACGCTGGTCCTGGAAGACGTCACCGGCCAGATCGAGGCCAAGATCTGGAGTCCGGCCGCCAGCCTCTACGCCGATCTGGCCCCGGGCCAGTTCGTGCGGGTGGAAGGCCAGGTCGGGGCCTACCGCGACCGGCCGCAGGTCAATATCGAGCGGCTGGCCGTGCTCTCCCCCGAGGACGACGTCCCGGACCTCTCGCTTTTCGTGCCCACCAGCGCCGAGCCGCCCGAGGTGCTGCTGGAAAAGCTCATGGAACTGTGCCGGGCCGAGATCGCCCACGCGCCCTGGCGCAAGTTCACGGCCAAGGTGCTCGGCCAGGCCGAATTCCGGGAGCGCCTCATCGAGGCCCCCGGGGCCAAGAGCGTCCACCATTCCTACCGGGGCGGCCTGCTGGAGCACACCCTGGCCGTGGCCCGGCTGGCCCTTTCCATCTGCGACCGCTATCCGGCCCTGGACCGCGACACGCTTCTCGCCGCCGCCGTCTGCCACGACCTGGGCAAGGCCTGGGAGCTGACGTCCGGGCCTGGCCGCGACTACACCGACGCCGGGCGGCTTTTGGGCCACATTGTCATCGCCATGGAGTTGCTGGAGCCGATCCTCAAAAAAAGCGGCGTGGAGCCGGAACTGGCCCTGCATTTCAAGCACATCCTTTTGGCCCACCATGGCGAATACGAGTTCGGTTCGCCGCGCCGGCCCAAGACCGCCGAGGCCTTTGCCCTGCATTTTGCCGACAACATCGACGCCAAGATGAACCAGATTTTCGGGGTGTTTGGCGACGAGGAAGAGGCCGGGGGCTGGTCGCCCTACGTTCGCACCCTGGAGCGCTACCTCTACAATCCGCCGCGCGCGCCGCGTCCCGAAGCGCCCCGGCCGGCCAAGCCCAAGGAAAAGGACGTCCACCAGTGTTTGTTACCTTTGAAGGCGTAG
- the surE gene encoding 5'/3'-nucleotidase SurE, with protein sequence MRILLTNDDGIQAVGIRHLYKGLIDAGHDVLVAAPISEQSAVGHAITIASPLRVKEFVENGFRGLGVSGTPADCVKLALTTLMQDKPDLVVSGINAGANVGVDILYSGTVSAATEGALMGYPAVAVSADDFAPVDLLEQGAYVADFIAGRPWEALAPRTVLNLNFPKRPIAETLPLALCPPTQAVYNDWYVTRQDPRGRDYHWLTGVIPPEALTPDSDRALLTKGHITLTPLRFELADAAAMASLAARLGLRTDV encoded by the coding sequence ATGCGCATTCTGCTCACCAATGACGACGGCATCCAGGCCGTCGGCATCCGCCATCTCTATAAAGGGCTTATCGACGCCGGCCACGACGTGCTGGTGGCCGCGCCCATTTCCGAACAGTCGGCCGTGGGCCACGCCATTACCATCGCTTCGCCGCTGCGGGTCAAGGAATTCGTGGAAAACGGCTTTCGGGGCCTTGGCGTGTCCGGCACCCCGGCCGACTGCGTCAAGCTCGCGCTCACCACGCTGATGCAGGACAAGCCCGACCTCGTGGTCTCGGGCATCAACGCCGGAGCCAACGTCGGCGTGGACATCCTCTATTCGGGCACGGTCTCGGCCGCCACCGAAGGGGCGCTCATGGGCTATCCGGCCGTGGCCGTTTCGGCCGACGACTTCGCCCCGGTCGATCTGCTGGAGCAGGGGGCCTACGTGGCCGACTTCATTGCCGGCCGGCCCTGGGAGGCCCTCGCCCCGCGCACCGTGCTCAACCTCAATTTTCCCAAGCGGCCCATTGCCGAAACCCTGCCCCTGGCTCTGTGTCCGCCCACCCAGGCCGTGTACAACGACTGGTACGTCACCAGGCAAGACCCGCGCGGCCGCGACTACCACTGGCTCACCGGCGTCATTCCGCCCGAAGCCCTGACCCCGGACAGCGACCGGGCGCTTCTCACCAAGGGGCACATCACCCTGACGCCCCTGCGCTTCGAACTGGCCGATGCGGCCGCCATGGCCAGCCTGGCCGCCCGTTTGGGGCTGCGAACCGATGTTTGA
- a CDS encoding diguanylate cyclase — protein MNILIVDDSDSSRLLLSTILKGAGYVDPLCAGSAGEALTLLDERCQGGEAPDIDLILMDVVMPDMDGIDATRLIKADSRLRDIPIIIVTVKDEAASLERAFEAGAMDFLAKPVNSMELRARVRSALRLKEEMDQRKARERELEALTRKFEQLSNQDGLTGVPNRRCFEDAFRKEWLRSRRDGTPLSALMIDIDCFKLYNDTYGHLQGDLCLRRVAEAIVEALKRPGDFAARYGGEEFVTLLPGTDLAGALSIAGIIRGNVRAANIEHASSPVADIVTVSIGISGVVPNMDLEPETLLAASDAALYQAKSAGRNRVEVRPPL, from the coding sequence ATGAATATCCTCATCGTCGATGACTCCGACTCCTCACGGCTGCTGCTGTCCACCATCCTCAAGGGAGCCGGATACGTCGATCCCCTGTGCGCCGGTTCGGCCGGCGAAGCGCTCACGCTCCTCGACGAGCGCTGCCAGGGCGGCGAAGCCCCGGACATCGACCTCATCCTCATGGACGTGGTCATGCCCGACATGGACGGCATCGACGCCACGCGCCTGATCAAAGCCGACTCCAGGCTGCGCGACATCCCCATCATCATCGTCACGGTCAAGGACGAGGCGGCCAGCCTGGAGCGCGCCTTCGAAGCCGGGGCCATGGATTTTCTGGCTAAGCCCGTCAACAGCATGGAACTGCGCGCCCGGGTGCGCTCGGCCCTTCGCCTCAAGGAGGAGATGGACCAGCGCAAGGCCCGGGAACGCGAACTCGAAGCGCTCACCCGCAAATTCGAACAGCTCTCCAACCAGGACGGGCTGACCGGCGTGCCCAACCGCCGCTGTTTCGAAGATGCCTTCCGCAAGGAATGGCTGCGCTCGCGCCGCGACGGCACGCCGCTTTCGGCGCTGATGATCGATATCGACTGCTTCAAGCTCTACAACGACACCTACGGCCACCTGCAAGGCGACCTGTGCCTGCGCCGGGTGGCCGAAGCCATCGTCGAAGCCCTCAAGCGCCCCGGCGACTTCGCCGCCCGCTACGGCGGCGAGGAGTTCGTGACCCTGCTGCCCGGCACCGATCTGGCCGGAGCCCTGTCCATCGCCGGCATCATCCGGGGCAACGTCCGGGCCGCCAACATCGAACACGCCAGCTCCCCCGTCGCCGACATCGTCACCGTCAGCATCGGCATCTCCGGCGTGGTTCCCAACATGGACCTGGAACCCGAAACCCTGCTCGCCGCCTCGGACGCCGCCCTCTACCAAGCCAAATCCGCCGGCCGCAACCGCGTCGAAGTGCGGCCGCCGTTGTAA
- a CDS encoding DUF4405 domain-containing protein, whose protein sequence is MLKKTVTLVLFFGLFFVLVSGLVMFTAPPARVASWADWGFLGLSRQAWEGAHLAMGLLVVAAGLVHAMLHADAFLDHLRDDDGMVIVFTKPFFAGGILVVGLFAAALAGAPPMAQLARLADHLQERAAETYGEPPYALAERSTLADFARRMGMDTEKALALLRLKNIKADSGDLTLAEIARQNRVAPGGVFEALKMVMEPSGGTTTVAGLPKEPPPGLGRRKLSDICEEYGLDLAQVLGRLSTSGFKAQPAWTLAEIAKASNVLPIAVYDALRSDKAPASVAVEVATPTEPATSAPAAAPSLPPAQPTPAAPAPAAPTQTGQPAQAPVSPQPAYQPQPAASAPSPAQPPVPGYAPAQQPPAPGYPQSAAPGYQPPATGHAPATPGYQAPGYAPMPPSGATATPGYTPATPGYAPAVPGGAPGYAPTQPPAHAAPAAPVTPPPGLEKMMLQSFCREYDIPLSVAVQRLGRHRITAFGDMSFEELALENNRTPADIMRLVTTP, encoded by the coding sequence ATGCTGAAAAAAACCGTCACCCTGGTTTTGTTCTTTGGCCTGTTTTTCGTCCTGGTCTCGGGGTTGGTGATGTTCACGGCCCCGCCAGCCCGGGTGGCTTCCTGGGCGGACTGGGGCTTTCTCGGCCTGTCGCGCCAGGCCTGGGAAGGGGCGCATCTGGCCATGGGCTTGTTGGTGGTCGCCGCCGGCCTCGTCCACGCCATGCTTCATGCCGACGCTTTCCTCGACCACCTGCGCGACGACGACGGCATGGTGATCGTTTTCACCAAGCCTTTTTTCGCCGGAGGCATCCTGGTGGTAGGCCTGTTTGCCGCCGCCCTGGCCGGCGCGCCGCCCATGGCCCAACTGGCGCGACTGGCCGACCATCTCCAGGAACGGGCCGCCGAAACGTACGGCGAGCCGCCTTATGCCCTGGCCGAGCGCTCGACCCTGGCCGATTTCGCCCGGCGCATGGGCATGGACACGGAAAAGGCGCTGGCGCTGTTGCGGCTGAAAAACATCAAGGCCGACAGCGGCGACCTGACCCTGGCCGAGATCGCCCGGCAAAACCGGGTGGCTCCGGGTGGCGTGTTCGAGGCGCTGAAAATGGTCATGGAGCCGTCGGGCGGCACGACCACGGTCGCCGGCCTGCCCAAGGAGCCGCCGCCGGGGCTTGGGCGGCGCAAGCTGTCCGACATCTGCGAGGAGTACGGCCTGGATCTGGCCCAAGTGCTGGGCCGGTTGTCCACGTCCGGGTTCAAGGCCCAGCCTGCCTGGACCCTGGCCGAGATCGCCAAGGCCAGCAACGTGTTGCCCATTGCCGTCTACGACGCGCTGCGTTCCGACAAGGCCCCGGCTTCGGTGGCCGTGGAAGTGGCGACCCCGACGGAGCCGGCCACGTCCGCGCCGGCCGCTGCTCCGTCCCTGCCGCCCGCCCAACCAACGCCTGCCGCCCCGGCTCCGGCCGCGCCGACCCAAACAGGCCAGCCGGCCCAGGCCCCCGTATCGCCGCAACCAGCCTATCAGCCCCAGCCGGCCGCTTCGGCCCCGTCGCCGGCCCAGCCGCCGGTTCCTGGCTACGCCCCGGCTCAGCAACCACCTGCCCCCGGCTATCCGCAATCGGCCGCTCCGGGCTACCAGCCGCCGGCCACGGGCCATGCGCCTGCAACGCCGGGCTATCAGGCTCCGGGCTATGCGCCGATGCCTCCGAGCGGCGCGACCGCGACGCCGGGGTATACGCCGGCAACGCCGGGCTATGCGCCGGCGGTTCCGGGCGGCGCGCCCGGCTACGCCCCGACCCAGCCGCCGGCCCATGCCGCCCCGGCCGCACCCGTGACGCCGCCGCCGGGCTTGGAAAAGATGATGTTGCAAAGCTTTTGCCGCGAATACGACATCCCGCTGTCCGTGGCCGTGCAGCGTCTGGGCCGGCATCGCATCACGGCCTTTGGCGACATGAGCTTTGAGGAGCTGGCGCTGGAAAACAACCGCACTCCGGCCGACATCATGCGGCTGGTGACTACGCCGTAG
- the gltX gene encoding glutamate--tRNA ligase: MSTIVTRFAPSPTGYLHIGGARTAIFNWLLARHFGGTFLLRIEDTDLQRSQSDMTQSILDAMEWLGLDHDGEITYQSQRFDLYNEYIDKMLETGHAYWCSCSPEEVEAMREEARQKGLKPKYSGRCREAGLGPGPGRVVRLKAPVTGATLVDDMVKGPVSIDNAELDDMVLRRGDGSPTYNLAVVVDDATMGVTHIIRGDDHLNNTPRQILIYKALGFDLPRFGHVPMILGPDKKKLSKRHGATAVMEYEVEGFLPEAMLNGLVRLGWAHGDQEIFSREELVSLFTADNLGSSAAVFDKAKLLWLNAHYIKESPASRLAVLLNAFLERRGFDNLDLDYLARIVPLLQPRAQTMAEMAEKAECFVVADEALVYDMAAVKKFFTDEVRGHLAHLRELLAGLCCFNHASMEAAVAGYLEERELKFKLVAQPLRVAVTGVTASPGLFETIEVLGRERALARLDRALSL; this comes from the coding sequence ATGAGCACCATCGTCACCCGCTTCGCCCCAAGCCCCACCGGCTACCTGCATATCGGCGGCGCGCGCACGGCCATCTTCAACTGGCTCTTGGCCCGCCACTTCGGCGGCACCTTTCTTTTGCGCATCGAGGACACCGATCTCCAGCGCTCCCAATCCGACATGACCCAGTCGATCCTGGACGCCATGGAGTGGCTGGGCCTGGACCACGACGGCGAGATCACCTACCAGAGCCAGCGCTTCGATTTATATAATGAATACATCGACAAGATGCTGGAGACCGGCCACGCCTACTGGTGCTCGTGCTCGCCCGAGGAAGTCGAGGCCATGCGTGAAGAGGCTCGGCAAAAGGGGCTTAAGCCCAAATATTCCGGCCGCTGCCGCGAAGCCGGCCTCGGCCCCGGCCCGGGCCGGGTGGTGCGCCTCAAGGCCCCGGTCACCGGGGCCACCCTGGTCGACGACATGGTCAAGGGGCCGGTGTCCATCGACAACGCCGAACTCGACGACATGGTGCTGCGCCGGGGCGACGGCTCGCCCACCTACAACCTGGCCGTGGTGGTGGACGACGCCACCATGGGCGTCACCCACATCATCCGGGGCGACGACCATTTGAACAACACCCCGCGCCAGATCCTCATCTACAAGGCCCTGGGCTTCGACCTGCCCCGCTTCGGCCACGTGCCCATGATCCTCGGGCCGGACAAGAAAAAGCTCTCCAAGCGCCACGGGGCCACGGCCGTCATGGAATACGAGGTCGAGGGCTTTTTGCCCGAGGCCATGTTAAACGGTCTGGTGCGCCTGGGCTGGGCCCACGGCGACCAGGAGATCTTTTCCCGCGAGGAGCTGGTGTCGCTTTTCACCGCCGACAACCTCGGCTCCTCGGCCGCCGTGTTCGACAAGGCCAAGCTCCTGTGGCTCAACGCCCATTATATCAAGGAAAGCCCGGCCTCGCGCCTGGCCGTGCTGTTAAACGCCTTCCTGGAGCGCCGGGGTTTCGACAACCTCGACCTGGACTATCTGGCCCGCATCGTGCCCCTGCTCCAGCCCCGGGCCCAAACCATGGCCGAGATGGCCGAGAAGGCCGAATGCTTTGTGGTGGCCGACGAGGCGCTGGTCTACGACATGGCGGCGGTCAAGAAGTTCTTCACCGACGAGGTGCGGGGCCATCTGGCCCATCTGCGCGAACTGCTGGCCGGGCTGTGCTGCTTCAACCACGCTTCCATGGAGGCGGCGGTGGCCGGCTATCTGGAAGAACGCGAACTGAAGTTCAAGCTGGTGGCCCAGCCCCTGCGCGTGGCCGTCACCGGCGTCACGGCCAGCCCCGGCCTGTTCGAGACCATCGAGGTGCTGGGCCGCGAGCGCGCCCTGGCCCGCCTGGACCGGGCGCTGTCGCTGTAG